In a genomic window of Vibrio gigantis:
- a CDS encoding TRAP transporter small permease, whose translation MSVAKTIKKHLNNIEEYTCCLLLASFVLLLFTQILTRQFFDYSIPWGDEVATYMFVWFAYLGAVVAAKMSAHNRVSFHFKFFPPIVQTVSETIADFLWLCFNGYFVYLSYDFVFNKMNLFWKSQTTGIPMKYFYMILPIAFSLMMIRIIWNNYERLFKGATNEDPEVKELRKMTAQKSAQ comes from the coding sequence ATGTCAGTCGCTAAAACAATAAAAAAGCATTTAAACAACATTGAGGAATATACATGTTGTCTGCTGCTCGCAAGCTTTGTCCTATTGCTGTTCACACAAATCCTTACTCGTCAGTTCTTTGATTACTCTATCCCTTGGGGGGATGAGGTCGCTACTTACATGTTCGTTTGGTTTGCCTATCTAGGAGCTGTTGTGGCTGCCAAGATGTCGGCGCATAACCGAGTGAGCTTCCACTTCAAATTCTTTCCGCCAATCGTGCAGACCGTGAGTGAAACCATCGCTGACTTCTTATGGCTCTGTTTCAACGGCTACTTCGTTTACCTCAGCTACGACTTCGTGTTCAACAAAATGAATCTGTTTTGGAAGTCTCAAACCACAGGTATCCCGATGAAGTACTTCTACATGATTTTACCTATCGCGTTTTCACTGATGATGATTCGAATTATCTGGAACAACTATGAGCGTTTATTCAAAGGCGCAACCAACGAAGATCCAGAAGTCAAAGAGCTGCGCAAAATGACGGCACAAAAGTCCGCGCAATAG
- a CDS encoding TRAP transporter substrate-binding protein, translating to MKLIKNKIIAGVTIVATAVLSHTAAAANFKMAIGDAAGGTQWELATSFSELMEQKTDGKVKIDLFPNGQLGNEQDTVNDAAIGLLDFSVLAINNVTPFSPTVGLLTMPYVIQSAEEAVLLTQGQVGQDLVDNTIRDAGVRIVGWAYSGFRVLTNSKKPVASPEDLKGLVIRVPRNEIMIASYQAWGVNPTPMAWSETFTGLQQGVVDGQDNPYITVHAMKFNEVQKYVTNIRYIFSLEPLIVSETVFQQQTPEMQKIILEAGQEATEHSFAYLENTENKIREELQAKGMVFTDPEDNEQEWISKVTKSVWPKFYSSIGGKDKLDDVLELLGRK from the coding sequence ATGAAATTGATTAAAAACAAAATTATTGCTGGTGTCACTATTGTAGCAACAGCGGTGTTATCTCATACCGCGGCGGCAGCGAATTTTAAAATGGCTATCGGCGATGCTGCTGGTGGTACGCAGTGGGAACTAGCGACCTCATTCTCTGAACTGATGGAGCAAAAAACAGACGGTAAAGTGAAAATCGATCTGTTCCCCAACGGCCAATTAGGCAACGAGCAAGACACCGTAAACGATGCGGCAATCGGTCTTCTAGACTTCTCTGTACTGGCGATCAACAACGTGACGCCTTTCTCCCCAACCGTTGGTCTATTGACCATGCCTTACGTGATTCAAAGCGCAGAAGAAGCAGTGCTACTGACTCAAGGTCAGGTAGGCCAAGACTTAGTCGATAACACGATTCGTGACGCTGGTGTTCGTATTGTCGGTTGGGCTTATTCTGGATTTAGGGTTTTGACTAACTCGAAAAAGCCAGTTGCTTCACCAGAAGATCTAAAAGGGCTAGTGATTCGTGTTCCTCGTAACGAAATCATGATCGCGTCTTACCAAGCATGGGGTGTAAACCCAACACCAATGGCGTGGTCTGAGACTTTCACTGGCCTGCAACAAGGCGTGGTAGATGGACAAGATAACCCTTACATCACAGTGCACGCGATGAAGTTCAACGAAGTACAAAAGTACGTGACCAACATTCGCTACATTTTCTCTCTAGAACCTCTAATCGTGAGTGAAACGGTCTTCCAACAACAGACACCTGAAATGCAAAAGATCATCCTTGAAGCCGGTCAGGAAGCGACAGAGCACAGCTTTGCTTATCTAGAAAACACAGAAAACAAGATTCGCGAAGAGCTACAAGCGAAAGGCATGGTATTCACAGACCCAGAAGACAACGAGCAAGAGTGGATAAGCAAGGTGACTAAGTCAGTTTGGCCTAAGTTCTACTCAAGCATTGGAGGCAAAGACAAGTTAGACGACGTTCTTGAGTTACTTGGTAGAAAGTAA
- a CDS encoding TRAP transporter large permease yields the protein MESYLTLILFGGFLTLLILGAPITVSLAGASMAAYMLLDKNPIALVQIAFTSVGNFPLMALPAFVLAGALMEAAGISKRLVDIAESLAGPVTGGLGAATVMACLFFGAISGSGPATTAAVGMLMVPAMVKRDYDKSYASAVTAASGGLGIIIPPSIPLVIFGISAMGLMAPPEAIAQHGQFASLSIPKLFVAGVVPGFIMASTLVVTNYFIAKREGYKGLTETWSFGDVRHYLRRGLWSILAPFLILGGIYSGMFTPTESAVVAIFYSLFVGVFIHRELSFKSVMKSLSTTTWITGRVLLILFAATVFGRLLIEQKIPVVVAESLLSFTDNMYMVWALTITLLLFIGMFMETLAAIMIIVPVLLPIMYMLGADPTHVGIVVVCTLSIGFATPPLGENIFVASGIGGSTVEQITAKIHPFVLASVVGVFVIAFFPQITLWLPSLVGY from the coding sequence ATGGAATCCTATTTAACTCTAATTTTATTTGGTGGCTTTTTAACGCTGTTAATCCTAGGCGCACCAATCACAGTATCACTGGCTGGCGCTTCGATGGCGGCCTATATGTTGCTCGATAAAAACCCCATCGCTTTAGTACAAATCGCGTTTACCTCGGTGGGTAACTTCCCATTAATGGCGCTGCCAGCCTTTGTTCTTGCGGGTGCCTTAATGGAGGCTGCAGGTATCTCCAAACGTCTGGTTGATATCGCCGAAAGCCTAGCTGGGCCCGTAACAGGCGGACTTGGCGCGGCAACGGTAATGGCATGTCTTTTCTTTGGTGCTATTTCGGGTTCAGGCCCTGCAACCACCGCCGCGGTAGGCATGCTAATGGTGCCTGCGATGGTGAAGCGTGACTACGATAAGAGCTACGCATCGGCAGTTACGGCAGCATCCGGTGGGTTGGGAATTATCATCCCGCCATCTATTCCTTTGGTTATCTTTGGTATCTCTGCAATGGGCTTAATGGCGCCACCGGAAGCCATCGCTCAACACGGCCAGTTTGCTTCTTTATCGATTCCAAAGCTGTTTGTTGCTGGGGTTGTACCGGGCTTTATCATGGCGTCGACGCTGGTGGTAACCAACTACTTCATTGCTAAGCGCGAAGGCTATAAAGGGTTAACTGAAACGTGGTCATTTGGCGATGTGAGGCATTACTTACGTCGCGGGTTATGGTCGATATTGGCGCCGTTCTTGATTCTTGGTGGTATCTACAGCGGCATGTTCACACCAACAGAATCTGCGGTTGTAGCGATATTCTATTCGTTGTTTGTGGGTGTGTTCATTCACCGCGAATTGTCGTTCAAAAGTGTGATGAAATCTCTATCAACCACGACGTGGATCACCGGACGCGTATTGTTAATCCTCTTTGCTGCCACCGTGTTTGGACGCTTGTTGATTGAGCAAAAAATCCCAGTAGTGGTGGCTGAATCACTGCTCAGCTTCACCGACAATATGTACATGGTTTGGGCGCTGACGATTACCTTGCTGTTGTTCATAGGCATGTTTATGGAAACTTTAGCTGCGATCATGATCATTGTGCCAGTGCTGCTACCAATTATGTACATGCTGGGTGCTGATCCTACTCACGTGGGCATTGTGGTGGTGTGTACCCTATCGATAGGTTTTGCAACGCCACCACTTGGTGAAAACATCTTTGTCGCCTCAGGGATAGGGGGCTCCACGGTCGAGCAAATCACCGCGAAGATCCATCCCTTTGTTCTTGCTTCTGTTGTGGGTGTATTCGTTATCGCTTTCTTCCCACAAATCACGCTTTGGCTACCGTCCTTAGTCGGCTATTAG